The Saprospiraceae bacterium genome includes a window with the following:
- a CDS encoding universal stress protein — translation MNKILVPVDFTKNSFAAFYYAHKLAAKTDGVVTLMHVINGSFTTSDSLFLDSLESAGKAAKMRLKYFAKEYPLELGIEMEKVKFKYEVRFGVPGFTVVDYLKDVYFDCVVMGTRDKHNIIERFFGTTSSIIARLSSRPVLLIHENTKYHEIKKVVFAIDNHLDFDESVDEYIAFNEYFGASTDFVHVAEENVKIDETKNEVVKEIFENKEPDFAFQIKNIQANDPIQGLIDYCINEKTDMLVLVHRRKSLLGEIFTSSFSLTTSEGLHLPIMILNETFIEEE, via the coding sequence ATGAATAAGATACTTGTCCCTGTTGATTTTACAAAGAATTCATTTGCTGCGTTTTATTATGCGCACAAACTTGCAGCAAAGACAGATGGAGTTGTGACTCTGATGCACGTGATTAACGGTAGTTTTACCACTTCCGACAGTTTGTTTTTGGACAGCCTCGAATCAGCCGGTAAAGCTGCAAAAATGAGATTAAAGTATTTCGCTAAAGAGTATCCTTTGGAGTTGGGTATTGAGATGGAAAAGGTTAAATTTAAATACGAGGTCAGATTTGGTGTACCGGGATTTACTGTAGTAGATTATTTGAAAGACGTATATTTTGACTGTGTTGTTATGGGTACACGAGATAAGCACAACATTATAGAGCGATTTTTTGGAACAACCTCCTCCATTATAGCCAGATTGTCTTCCCGACCTGTACTTCTGATTCATGAAAATACAAAGTATCACGAAATTAAGAAGGTTGTTTTTGCTATAGATAATCATCTTGATTTTGATGAATCTGTGGATGAGTACATTGCTTTCAATGAATATTTTGGAGCATCTACGGATTTCGTGCATGTTGCTGAAGAAAATGTGAAGATTGACGAAACTAAAAATGAAGTTGTGAAGGAAATTTTTGAAAATAAAGAGCCTGATTTTGCATTTCAGATCAAAAATATACAAGCTAATGATCCGATACAAGGATTAATTGATTATTGTATAAATGAAAAAACGGATATGTTGGTGTTGGTACATAGGAGAAAAAGTCTGTTGGGAGAGATTTTTACTTCATCCTTTAGCCTGACGACATCAGAAGGACTTCACTTACCTATCATGATCTTAAATGAAACTTTCATAGAAGAAGAATAA
- a CDS encoding universal stress protein, with protein sequence MNILCPTDFSENSQFAIEYAINLTNVTGGKLHFLTSFTVPRSTGNFRSLDLEIRQTVEAELNEFVQPYLNLIKTGLEPVIVVMEGNPGNAILSYSERNHVDLIIMGTQGSTNLATLLLGSVTKKVFENTTVPVLAIPSIVRETLTGNRMLLSLDDAEVKNLKIFNLVRYLKDKLEVDLDIIHISKPDQMIAFSNNTTAALSDITREIIELVDEDPVSRIKQYVDNSDVGILIMIRRYHTFWERLFLQTNTTAELFASNVPILMLPE encoded by the coding sequence ATGAATATATTATGCCCGACTGACTTTTCAGAAAACTCTCAATTTGCTATTGAGTATGCAATCAACCTAACAAATGTTACGGGGGGGAAATTGCATTTCCTTACGTCATTTACAGTGCCCAGATCTACGGGTAATTTCCGATCACTGGATTTAGAAATTCGCCAGACAGTAGAAGCTGAGTTAAATGAATTTGTACAACCTTATCTGAATTTGATTAAAACTGGTCTTGAACCTGTTATTGTAGTGATGGAAGGCAACCCAGGAAATGCAATTCTGAGCTACTCTGAACGAAATCATGTTGATTTAATAATTATGGGTACGCAAGGAAGTACAAATCTTGCAACCCTGCTTTTGGGTAGTGTCACCAAAAAAGTTTTTGAAAATACAACCGTACCGGTTTTAGCAATTCCATCCATTGTCAGGGAAACATTAACCGGCAACAGAATGCTGTTGAGTCTGGACGATGCAGAAGTTAAAAATCTTAAAATATTTAATCTGGTCAGATATTTGAAAGATAAACTGGAAGTAGATCTCGATATCATTCATATCAGCAAACCCGACCAAATGATTGCTTTTAGTAACAATACAACTGCTGCATTATCTGATATTACCAGGGAAATTATTGAATTGGTTGATGAAGATCCGGTTTCCCGTATAAAACAATATGTTGACAATTCTGATGTTGGTATATTAATTATGATCAGGCGATATCACACATTTTGGGAAAGATTATTTTTGCAAACCAATACTACAGCAGAGTTGTTTGCCAGTAATGTGCCCATTCTGATGCTCCCGGAGTAA
- a CDS encoding ferritin: MTDLSPKIINALNNQISYEAYASSFYLALAYWCDEQALVGCKNFFLRQSDEERMHMLKIYEYMSESGVKPISPAVEQPPLEYNSIEEAFKKVFEQERKVTAAIHNIVQISNEEHDFSTLNFMQWYVEEQREEEAAIRTILDRIKVIGPGGQSLYYIDKEVDKINNQMQAADTGEEA, encoded by the coding sequence ATGACAGATTTAAGTCCTAAAATTATAAATGCATTGAACAACCAAATCAGTTATGAAGCTTATGCATCTTCCTTTTATCTTGCATTGGCATATTGGTGTGACGAACAGGCGTTGGTTGGTTGTAAAAACTTTTTTCTCAGACAATCAGATGAAGAAAGAATGCACATGCTCAAAATTTATGAATATATGAGTGAATCAGGAGTTAAACCTATCTCACCTGCAGTAGAGCAGCCTCCATTGGAATACAACAGTATCGAAGAAGCCTTTAAAAAAGTATTTGAACAAGAGCGAAAAGTCACGGCAGCCATTCACAATATTGTTCAAATCAGTAATGAAGAACACGACTTCAGCACTCTCAATTTTATGCAATGGTACGTAGAAGAACAAAGAGAGGAAGAGGCTGCTATCAGAACGATTCTGGATAGAATAAAGGTAATTGGTCCTGGAGGTCAGAGTTTGTATTACATCGACAAAGAAGTAGATAAAATTAATAATCAAATGCAGGCGGCAGATACTGGAGAAGAAGCATAA
- a CDS encoding glucose-1-phosphate adenylyltransferase, with translation MQKTICLILGGGAGSRLYPLTKDRSKPAVPVGGKYRLIDIPISNCLNSGLYRIFVLTQYNSASLNKHVKNTFHFDHFSNGFVDILAAEQTSGNMNWFQGTADAVRQSVRNFAYYDFDYILILSGDQLYQMDFEEMVLNHIERKADVSIATIPVVASDATSFGIMKVNKKGMIERFIEKPALDLLPDWESEVTEDQKSQGKKYLASMGIYIFNRRILGLLLNENPNAVDFGKELIPDSINRGMKIASYAYDGYWTDIGDIKSFFEANIALSQDIPEFNLFDNQNKIYTRPRLLPPAKFSGVTFTNAIVAEGSIIHAKLVENSLLGIRSRVGFGTVIKNSYIMGNDYYESLEEMSTGQTIPMGIGLDCYIENAIVDKHVRIGNNVIIRGNDNLKDEEHEHYVIKKGIVVLNKNAVIPDGTIIGYK, from the coding sequence ATGCAAAAAACAATCTGTCTGATCCTTGGAGGAGGAGCAGGAAGCAGATTGTATCCTTTGACCAAGGACAGGTCGAAACCCGCCGTGCCGGTGGGAGGAAAATACAGACTAATTGATATTCCTATATCCAATTGTCTCAATTCCGGACTTTATCGCATTTTTGTATTGACACAATATAATTCAGCGTCATTAAACAAGCACGTTAAAAATACATTTCACTTCGATCATTTTTCAAATGGTTTTGTAGATATACTTGCTGCAGAGCAAACCAGTGGAAACATGAATTGGTTTCAGGGAACTGCGGATGCAGTAAGACAATCCGTCCGTAATTTTGCTTACTATGATTTTGATTATATACTGATACTGTCAGGGGACCAGTTGTATCAAATGGATTTTGAAGAGATGGTACTTAATCATATTGAAAGAAAGGCGGATGTCAGTATAGCAACTATCCCGGTAGTAGCATCTGATGCCACTTCCTTTGGTATTATGAAGGTAAATAAAAAAGGTATGATCGAACGATTTATTGAAAAACCTGCTCTTGATTTGCTTCCGGATTGGGAGTCTGAGGTGACAGAAGATCAGAAATCACAGGGAAAAAAATACCTGGCTTCCATGGGTATATATATTTTCAATAGAAGAATTTTGGGTTTATTGTTGAATGAAAATCCGAATGCTGTTGATTTTGGAAAGGAATTGATTCCGGATTCTATCAATCGCGGAATGAAAATAGCCAGCTATGCATATGATGGGTATTGGACAGACATTGGTGATATTAAATCGTTTTTTGAAGCTAATATCGCACTCTCACAGGATATTCCGGAATTCAACTTATTTGATAATCAAAATAAAATTTACACCCGGCCCCGACTTTTACCTCCGGCGAAATTTTCAGGTGTAACTTTTACTAATGCAATCGTAGCTGAAGGTTCAATCATTCATGCAAAACTAGTTGAAAACTCTTTGCTGGGTATCAGAAGCAGGGTGGGATTCGGTACTGTTATAAAGAATTCATATATCATGGGTAATGATTACTACGAATCATTGGAAGAAATGAGTACAGGACAGACCATTCCGATGGGAATAGGATTGGATTGTTATATTGAAAATGCCATAGTTGATAAACATGTTCGTATTGGTAATAATGTGATAATCAGAGGAAATGATAATCTAAAAGACGAAGAACATGAACATTATGTAATCAAAAAAGGAATTGTCGTATTGAATAAAAATGCGGTGATTCCTGATGGAACTATTATAGGGTACAAATAA
- a CDS encoding IS4 family transposase, which translates to MNCKVNNFFECVDINQIAFETGFCKRAFRKITPVDFLKSFFIAFGQSKYSLRNWSIVLSSMIGEFVSFQAIDKKIQFQKIDFVKKLFTETCSLNLNNFTAKITGDLAGFGRIIIQDSTLVKLSDKHYVHTSGVSNGLVKKALSRIQSTIDLGMGKFIDVVMCTYSQNDVSFTDNILSHIKPKDLILRDLGYFKIQVLENIQEASAYFISKLHAGVLLFNNETNQRIDIEEFIKSNEKNGSTSFDIFVKIGEKEKYSVRMIGYKVTEEQAMKKRKKLIQSRHKDSGITEKAYFLCNYNIFITNIPKEQLAAHKMFEIYSLRWSIELMFKEWKSIFDLNALMLSNKTPNPARPEMLLYLMLLYIALVVKPAYYKIAAIIKQKYNKYVSPHKFSNYLKTVSNLNIDLESEFSLKQISRVCCYDNRSDRIHFSHLLEKFIILS; encoded by the coding sequence ATGAATTGCAAAGTTAATAATTTTTTTGAATGTGTTGATATTAATCAGATTGCTTTTGAAACAGGTTTCTGTAAGAGAGCATTCCGAAAGATTACTCCTGTTGATTTCTTAAAATCTTTCTTTATTGCATTTGGTCAATCGAAGTATTCCCTAAGAAATTGGTCCATTGTTTTAAGTTCTATGATTGGTGAGTTTGTATCATTTCAAGCTATTGACAAGAAGATTCAATTTCAGAAAATTGATTTTGTTAAGAAATTATTTACAGAGACCTGTTCTCTGAATTTGAATAATTTTACTGCTAAAATTACCGGAGACTTGGCTGGCTTTGGTAGAATAATTATTCAAGACAGCACCTTAGTCAAATTATCTGATAAACATTATGTGCACACATCAGGTGTATCCAATGGTTTGGTTAAAAAAGCATTGAGTCGCATACAGTCAACGATTGATCTGGGTATGGGTAAATTTATTGATGTAGTAATGTGTACTTACTCACAGAACGATGTTTCCTTTACCGACAATATTCTTAGTCACATTAAACCCAAGGATTTAATCTTACGAGACCTTGGCTATTTTAAAATTCAAGTTCTGGAAAATATTCAAGAGGCTTCTGCCTACTTTATTTCAAAACTGCATGCTGGTGTCTTATTGTTCAATAATGAAACGAATCAAAGGATAGATATTGAAGAATTTATCAAATCAAATGAGAAAAATGGCTCTACTTCGTTTGATATATTTGTCAAAATCGGGGAGAAAGAAAAATACTCAGTAAGGATGATTGGGTATAAGGTGACTGAAGAACAAGCAATGAAAAAGAGGAAGAAGCTCATCCAATCAAGACATAAAGACAGTGGCATAACAGAAAAAGCTTATTTCCTATGTAACTATAATATATTCATTACCAATATACCAAAAGAACAATTAGCAGCCCATAAAATGTTTGAGATTTACAGTCTTCGATGGTCTATTGAGTTAATGTTTAAAGAATGGAAGAGTATCTTCGATCTTAATGCATTAATGCTGAGTAACAAAACACCAAACCCTGCAAGACCAGAAATGTTATTATATTTGATGCTATTATATATTGCATTGGTAGTCAAGCCAGCATATTATAAAATTGCTGCTATTATAAAGCAAAAATATAATAAGTATGTAAGCCCACACAAGTTTTCTAATTATTTAAAAACAGTCTCTAACTTAAATATAGATTTAGAATCAGAGTTTAGTTTAAAACAAATCTCTAGGGTCTGCTGCTATGATAATCGGTCGGACAGAATACATTTTTCTCATTTACTCGAAAAATTTATTATCTTAAGTTGA
- a CDS encoding AbgT family transporter produces the protein MSTPIAKPQGFVNKSLDFIERAGNKLPDPAILFFILMISVWVLSALFSTIQFSEIDPRSGNPIEIKNLLTGASLAAFLSNMVTTFTGFAPLGIVLVAMLGVGVAEHAGFINAGIKALLSVTPKMLLTPMLILVAIVSHTATDAGYVLVIPLGGVIFYAAGRHPIAGIAAAFAGVSGGFSANFIPSGIDPLLQGFTQSAAQIIDPAIQLNPLNNWFFTSASSLVIILLGWFLTDKVVEPRLKSTPLDADMEVQASMDRLNSKEKKSFLVALGVMAISLCLLFFWAAPADSALRSEKGELTALSAPIMRSIVPLIFIIFLIPGVVYGMYSGTFKKTKDIIDSMTKSMSGMSYYIVMAFFCALFIDAFSKSNIGALLALKGADILKTLALPGQVTIAGIVILTAFVNLFVGSASAKWALISPIMVPMLMQLGISPDLTQAAYRVGDSVSNIVTPLMPYFPLVVVFCHKYVKSTGIGTLVSIMLPYSVVFMIAWTIFLLLYWATGIPLGIQSTYDYIPG, from the coding sequence ATGTCAACACCAATCGCCAAGCCTCAAGGATTTGTCAACAAGTCACTTGATTTTATTGAAAGAGCAGGAAATAAACTACCGGATCCTGCGATTCTATTTTTTATTCTGATGATTTCTGTATGGGTACTTTCGGCACTTTTTTCAACCATACAATTTTCAGAAATTGATCCGAGATCCGGAAATCCCATAGAAATTAAAAATCTTTTGACAGGTGCTTCATTAGCAGCTTTTTTGTCAAACATGGTAACCACATTTACTGGTTTTGCACCTTTAGGGATTGTACTTGTTGCCATGCTCGGAGTGGGTGTCGCTGAGCACGCAGGTTTTATAAATGCAGGAATTAAAGCACTATTAAGTGTCACACCCAAAATGTTGCTTACTCCCATGTTGATATTGGTAGCTATTGTCTCGCATACTGCAACAGATGCCGGTTATGTTTTGGTGATACCCTTAGGAGGGGTAATATTTTATGCAGCAGGCAGGCATCCTATTGCAGGTATAGCGGCTGCTTTTGCAGGTGTTTCCGGCGGATTCAGTGCCAACTTTATACCTTCCGGAATTGATCCGCTTTTACAAGGATTTACACAATCAGCGGCACAGATTATTGATCCTGCTATCCAGTTAAATCCTTTGAACAACTGGTTTTTTACTTCAGCTTCATCATTGGTTATTATTTTATTAGGTTGGTTTTTGACCGACAAAGTAGTTGAACCTAGATTAAAGTCCACTCCCTTGGATGCAGATATGGAAGTACAGGCATCCATGGACAGGCTGAACAGCAAAGAAAAAAAATCATTTCTGGTAGCATTGGGAGTAATGGCAATATCACTTTGTCTGTTGTTTTTCTGGGCTGCCCCGGCTGATTCAGCACTCAGATCAGAAAAAGGTGAACTGACTGCCTTGTCAGCACCGATTATGAGATCTATTGTACCATTAATTTTTATAATTTTTTTAATACCGGGAGTAGTATATGGAATGTATTCCGGAACGTTCAAGAAAACAAAAGATATCATCGACAGTATGACAAAATCAATGAGTGGTATGAGCTACTACATTGTAATGGCATTTTTCTGTGCACTATTTATAGATGCATTCAGCAAATCAAATATTGGTGCTTTACTTGCTTTAAAAGGAGCAGATATTCTGAAAACCCTCGCATTACCCGGACAAGTTACAATAGCCGGAATTGTAATCCTGACCGCATTCGTAAACCTTTTTGTAGGATCAGCATCTGCCAAATGGGCGCTCATTTCACCCATCATGGTACCCATGCTGATGCAACTGGGGATTTCACCGGATTTGACACAAGCAGCCTATAGAGTAGGGGATTCCGTTTCCAATATTGTTACCCCATTGATGCCATACTTTCCATTGGTAGTAGTATTTTGCCATAAATATGTCAAAAGCACCGGTATCGGAACATTAGTTTCTATCATGCTTCCGTATTCAGTCGTGTTTATGATTGCCTGGACCATTTTCCTTTTATTGTATTGGGCCACAGGCATTCCGCTTGGAATACAGTCAACTTACGATTATATACCCGGATAG